From the genome of Pelobates fuscus isolate aPelFus1 chromosome 11, aPelFus1.pri, whole genome shotgun sequence:
GCATAGTGCAAACTACTGTAGAACactgagagaatgaatagaatacTGGCATGTGTCATCCCAGTAGCCTCGAGAAATGCTGCAACGAAAAACATATATTCAAAGGCATGCTCTAGTTACATACGTTGGTCTGTAGGCTATCATAGCACTATGCACAAAAAGTGAAACTAGACAATAATTTGTTCATAGGATAGAATTCATACTCAGAGTGAAATATCGTAAGTAATGCTATTAACTGGAGTAAAATCAGTGGGTCTACGGTTCTAAGAAgccttaaaaaaacttttaaagtatttACCATGTTCCTAAACCAATTATGGGAGAGGATTGTATATTATCACACAGTTTCATGGTCCTAAGTCCTAagacaatattattattacattattattattattattatatagttcCAAAGTTAGGACCAGTACACTAAAAAAATGACTATGTAGGAAAGCTGTCTGGATTGGAACTCTAGAATTCACTTTTCCAGCCCAAAATATGTCCATGTTTCAAATATTTAGCATCCAGACACTCCGTCCATTTCTTTACGTGCTCCAATTTACATATGGTAGGTCAGTAATGCCACTGTGTGATCCTTGTTGACCCATTCTGAATGGCGAATGAGAACAAATCCATCCAAATAAAGAGCCTCTTCATAACATGTTTTAGAGATAACTAGTAATGTGTGAAAATAATTGAAAAGTGTATCTCATACTCACCAAAAATCAACATAAGTTTTCCCACATACTTTTTGTAGCCTTTAATAGTTGAGAACTCATACTTGAAGTTCAGAACAACAACCACATTGAGTAAAACAGCCAACATGAAGGTAATTATAAAAATAGTCTTCATGtacactaaaaaagaaaaaagaacgaACAAGGGTGAAGGATGACTGTGAGCGTTTCATCGGAACATAGTCATCATCAACTTTTCAGTAACCTTTCCCCAGCTCGATGCTTAATAGAAGCAGATACCTATTTACTGGGATGTTAAAGACCGGAATTAATCCCCACCAAGGTTCGTTTTATTttcatgaataataataaaataatctttCACTGCTTTCTTTTATTTGTTGACATGTTAATGaataaatctgtgtgtgtgtgttgtccaAACATTCAACTATATTGGAAGGAAATATAGTCATTAGTTTTGTAAAACAGATTTTACCCCtatcctccaccctctcccactcTCAAATTCTACTGGGGTGGCTCAACTCCTTCACCGATGTAGCTCAACAAAAATTACTATGGTTTCTATTGAATGAAGCTAATGTTTTGGTCCCAGTTCTTAGGAAACTCCACCTCTGTCTGCGGAGCAATGGGTTTATCAGATGGAGGACTCAAGATCCATGGATGAGTTACATTGGTGGGTGGGTGGTAATAAGccaaaatattttacaatttggAATCCTTGGATCAATTATTGGTCATTGAAGCTTGGGACTCCTGCTGCCGCCTCCTAATTATAATATCTCAACTTAACTATTCTCTCTAAGGTTGACAAATCTCCTCGTACGGCCCCATCAACCCATAAGACCAGCCAATTTACCTGTGCAGTACATTATGACAGTGTTTTTATGTGGGCTAGGTTTTTACTTTTCCTCCTTTCCTCCTTTTTCCTAGAGTTTGGAATTAATGTTGTCTCTTCTTGTTGAGAAAACAGTGTTGGCCACCCTGCACTTATTTGTTGACTTCAACTTGATGCTGATATAATAAAGATCTGTTGTGTCTTTTTGTAAGTGAATTGTTGGACTAAAAGGATTTAAGAGAATTGAAATCTTGATTGTAAGCGATTTTGTAAGAGCCGCAAAGTATCTCACTTACCTCctgctgtctgtgtgtaacaCTGATCGACAGTGCAACCTTTCCAGATTCCTAAATAGAGTACACCATCTCGTCCGTTCGCATAGATCCAGTAATTAGATACCAACGCGATGAGCAGGCACAGATTGCTGAAAGTTACCAGGGCGGCTACCGCAGCCATCATCTTGAAAGACGCATCTCCACTACCAATAGGAAGGATTGGGAAGTGGGTGAAAGTTAAGTTGGGTGCATGGGCTGTGCATGAAATCCAATTAAATTGGGAAAGAGATAAGGCAGCAGGGGGACGAGGAATAGTTAGTCGAGAAAGTATGGCAGAAAGCAATGAAAGTCGGGATTTATTAATTTGGGGAACAGATTGGTATTGGATTAATTGAAGATGTATAGGGGATGGGGATGGAACACAAAATAAGATAAGAAGGGGAGGGATAATTGAGAATGGAGTGAAATATCACAATGGGCAAAGAAGAGGTAGATGAGAGCAATGTTAGATATAGTGGGACAGGTAGGCAACCTCCAGAACTCCAagcgttgtggactacatctcctataatgctcttacagccataatgctggagatgtagtccacaacatctggagtgcagaaggttgcctactcctgccctAGAATATAGAGGAATGTATATTAATCACTGGCACTTTTTAGGTTAATTAGAGGGATCTTTAGAGTGCCAGCAATACATGTTGTAAGAGAAGACACATTCTGATAACAATCTCAGCAATtaccagaaaaaaaacagaaaaaaccctTGTGACAATTTGGTTGTAATCTGGACATTATTAAAGCACAATGAGACAAAATGTATGTAAGTATAAATATTTCAGTAGAAActggcactttataaattaaccctcccccccagctgtcaatcagacaaccagttatgttgtttcctggtttgtttagctcagtggagataaactgaagaggcagcaattgccaacAGCACCTGCGGTGCAGAGACTTCTCATTTAGTTGCATTGGGAATGTTGTCTTTGGAcaatcacagaaagtctgggcgggggaagaagtggtggtgggggggcgggggaggTGGTACTTGCAAAAGCAGCAGATAGGAGATATGTTTTAAGATATactaccatgggggggggggaggggaaggggggggggagatgatgtAATTGGGGCAtagctactaaacagtgatttttttatttatctatttttttttaattggacagtggagtgtctcttAAATCATCTGAGAACACACACCACCTAAGCATGCTCTTTTACCATGAAGGAACCTTTTACACCAGTAGTGAGGATACTACCCTCTTTGGTAATATGCTGTATGTATCTATTCTTCCATCTTGCTATTtgatatgcagaaccaatcattGTCATCCAGCTTGGATCAAATTAATGTTGTTAACGAGAAATTAATAAATCCCCATTATCAAGTCTTGTACTGGAAAGTCCCTTGTTTTAATTGAACCtgttactgtatttaaagggacactatagtcaccagaataactactgcTTTATGCAGTGGCTCTGGTGAGTCTATTATGTCCCTGTCGGCTTATTTATTTAAAgagaagtgtttacattactgcctagggacacctctggtggcagtcactcagatagcctctagaggtgcttactggggcagtgctacacagggccggactgggaattaaaagcagccctggaaaaaaatatttaccagccccataatgcatcgcgccagcatagtgtgctcccccctctgtctctttctccctcctttccctgtggcactctccctccccctctttctctctattctcccccctctgtctctttctccctcctttccctatggcactctcccctccccctctgtttctctattctcccccctctgtctctttctccctcctttccttgtggcactctccctccccctctgtctctttctccctcgtttccctatggcactctccctccccctctgtctctttctccctcctttccctgtggcactctccctccccctctgtctctctattctccccctctgtctctttctccctcctttccctatggcactctccctccccctctgtctctttctccctcctttccctgtggcactctccctccccctctgtctctctattctccccctctgtctctctattctccccctctgtctctttctccctcctttccctatgacactcttcctccccctctgtctctctattctcccccctctgtctctttctccctcctttcgcGGTGGCACTCTCccgccccctctgtctctctattctcccccctctgtctctctattctccccctctgtctctctattctccccctctgtctctctattctccccctctgtctctctattctccccctctgtctctctattctccccctctgtctctctattctcccccctctgtctctctattctcccccctctgtctctctattctcccccctctgtctctctattctcccccctctgtctctctattctccccctgtgtctctctattctccccctgtgtctctctattctccccctctgtctctctattctccccctctgtctctctattctccccctctgtctctttctccctcctttccctatggcactctccctccccctctgtttctctattccccccctctgtctctctattctcccccctctgtctctttctccctcctttccctgtggcactctccctccccctctgtctctttctccctcctttccctatggcactctccctcccctctgtctctctattctccgccctgtctctttctccctcctttccctatgacactctccctccccctctgtctctttctccctcctttccctatggcactctccctcccctctgtctctctattctcccccctctgtctctttctccctcctttccctatggcactctccctccccctctgtctctctattctcccccctctgtctctctattctcccccctctgtctctctattctcccccctctgtctcttgtctctttcttccctgaaccctctacctttctcccccccacccacctgagcaggGCTGGtggaaggatttttgccgccctaggcaaaaaaacaatttgccgccccccctatGTTGTGACGTAACAACCATATGACTCACCCATCTCTGCTTATTTGCCCAGATTACAGTAAGGCCACTACATGCTGCACATAGGGATGTGCAGTGTATTTCAGT
Proteins encoded in this window:
- the LOC134578114 gene encoding lens fiber membrane intrinsic protein-like, with the protein product MTRPSGDASFKMMAAVAALVTFSNLCLLIALVSNYWIYANGRDGVLYLGIWKGCTVDQCYTQTAGVYMKTIFIITFMLAVLLNVVVVLNFKYEFSTIKGYKKYVGKLMLIFAFLEATGMTHASILFILSVFYSSLHYAYFVGWIAVASAFAAGGLSFYHGHIEPEIEDTPTTVQGTTTVKSESPPPYSVMP